CATACTCAAAAAACTACCCAAAGAGGAACAGGAATTGATTAAGAGCTTCCGTATATCCGGGGAGATCCCTCAAGAAATAAGGCGCGAGATACTCAAAAAGCTGAAGAGTTTTCCAGACTGGATGAGAGACTATATTAAGCAGATGTCTTACATGAGCCTACTCGAAAAAGATATGGAGTTTCTCTCCCACTTTCTTCCAAAAACATTACAAATAGAAATGGAACACAGAGGATTTTTGTCCTTCATACTCAAAGGGTGGGAAGAAAATGCTTCGGAAGGTTCAGGTTCGATTAAAGGTGATTTTAAAGAGGAGTCTGAAAAAGATAGAAGATACAGGAGAGAGTTCGGACTAAATCAAGAGGAATTCAGAAGGTATCACACCATTATGAGAAGCGTAATGCCTTTTGTGGAATCCATGAAGAAAAGATTCCAAAGACTTCTTCCTGAGAGTGAAGAAGGGTGGATTTGGGGATATCCGCACGGAAGACGCATAGATTACAGAAGGATACACATGGAAATACCAACGAAAAGAGGACTCATATATCAAAGGAGGCTACTACCTGAAAAAAAACAGCTTGCTTTTAAACTGCTTTTAGATATTTCCTCTTCTATGAAAAAGGAAGACAAAATAGAAAATGCGGTAAAATCTCTTTTGCTTTTCAGCGAGGTGCTAAACGATATGAAAATGCCCTTTTCCATAGATACTTTTAGCGAAAAAGTGTTTAGTATAAAATCCTTTGAGGAAGATTACATAGCTTCACGCGCAAAGATAGTGAGGCTTGAAGATCTTCTCGGCGGTGGGACAAACATAGAAAAAGCCCTGCTTGTGTCAGGCGAGGATCTTGAAATATTCTGCAAGAAGAACTCCATTCGCGGTGTTATGATCATCTTTTCAGATGGCGAACCTACAAAGGGTCTGAGAGGTGAACCCCTAAAAGATCTGATAAGGCAGTTAAAGGGTAAATTTCCTATAGTTGGTATAGGTGTGGGTGAAATCAAGAACTTTGTGGAGGAATATTTTGAAAAAACAGGTTTAAAGATTAGAGATGTGTCCATGCTCCCATCAGCTTTTTTCCTCGTTATGGAAAACCAGTTTAAAAGGCTGCAGTTTTCACCTTAGAAAGGTCTCCCAAACCTTTCTTTAGAAACTCTCTTACAAAAGGCACATTTGATGATAGTATATCTTGAGGAGTTCCTATCTGCGCCATCTCACCATCTTTTAAAACCATAAGTCTGTCAGATATACCAAAGGCGGAGACCAGATCGTGAGATACAACTATGGAAGTAGTGCCGGTTCTTTCCCTCAGAGAAAGTATAAGTTCATCTATCATTCTACTGGTTATAGGATCAAGGCCCGATGTAGGCTCATCGTATATGACGAGTCTTGGGTCAGTTGCTATAGCTCTGGCTATACCTACTCTCTTTTTCATACCTCCCGAAAGCTCAGAAGGATAGAGGTCAAGAACATCTTCATTGAGACCAACCAGCTTTAGTTTTTCAAGAGCAAGATCCTTTACTTCTTTCTCGCTCATATTAGTACGTTCCAGATAATAAAAACCCACGTTTTCCCAAACCTTCAGACTATCAAAGAGTGCCGCACCCTGAAATACGTATCCTATATTCTTCCTTAAAATATCAAGCTCCGTGATATTGAGTGTGTTTATATCCTTCCCGAACACCACCACTCTACCACTGGTGGGTTTCCACAGACCTACTATACATTTGGTTATAGATGTTTTCCCGCTCCCGCTCCCACCTATTATGGTGAATATCTCCCCCTCAAAAACTTCAAAATCTATGTTCTTGAGTATCTGTCTATCACCTATACTAAGATAGAGACTTTCAACTTCAACTACTTTTTTCATGCTCGCCTCATAGCCTCTATAACCGTACTGTCAAGCTCGACCATTTTTTCCACATTACCTGTGTGCGCAAAGGGTATTATACCCGTTACGGTACCACCGGGAAAGAGATTGTCCTCAACTTTATCTATATGAAGTTCAAACACGGACACGGGGAATTTTACATCCTCTATCCTTTCAAGAACCATCCGTACGTTGCCATAGCATGTGAGAGCTTTGTTGGGTGAGAAAAGCATAACGCATGCTTTGCCTCTCTCTTGTAGGTTCTTTGCACTTTTAGATCCGGAGCTGAGAGCAATACGTAGAGTCTTCTCATTGATAGGATACACCCAGGTTATGAAGGTCAGATGTACATTACCCTCTGTGTCAGCTGTTCCAAGCACCACAGGAAATACACCTAAGCTCTTTATAAGGTCTATAAGGTCTGCAGGTAGCATCTTACAACCTCCACTACTTTAAAGTTATTGGCAAAAGATAAGGCGAATCCTCATCTATGTCAATGGCTATTGAGAGTTTTCTTTCTAAGCAAGTAGGATAGTTTAGTTTATTTATTGACATATAATTTTTTAAATAGTAACATTTTATGTGGGGGAGTTTAAGATGGTGGGTGTTATAACTCTAATAGTGTGGATGTTATCCTCTGTGTATATGTCTTTTGCCTTTCCAGAAAGTTCAAAAGAGGACGAAGTGGTTATTACCGCACTATCACTCATAGATAGAAGATACAAATTCGGTTCGGAAAGCTCTCAAGCAATGGACTGCTCGGCTTTCGTACAGAAGGTTTTTCTAATAAACGGTATAAATCTTCCCAGATCGGCAAGAGAACAGGCAAATTACGGTATCCCTGTAAAAAAGCAGGACTTAAAACCTGGGGATTTACTCTTTTTTGCAACCTACGCAAGTTATCCCTCGCATGTAGGCATATATTTAGGTGATGGGAAAATGATACATGCCTCCACTACTCAAGGTATCATCATAAGCAAAATAGATGAACCTTATTGGGAAAAGAGATTCCTTTTTGCTAAAAGGATACTGCGAGACCAAAATGAGGATGAAATAAAGGATATTATCTTGGAAAGCTTGAGGGACAAATTTTAGAGTATGTATCAAAAATTTTTATAAGTTCCGCCTTGCACCTTTGTATATCGCTACAATTAATCGTATAAATAGGTTTCTTGCTCACCCTATACCTTCTGTCGTAGTGGGTCTCTATGAGGAATTTTACGAGAGTTTCATACTTTTTGTTTTTTAGCATATTTAACGCCTCGGTATAGTCACTTTCACCCAAATACTTTTTTATCCTTTCAAGGGATTGCCTCACTTCTTCCTCCCACCCTTCCACTTTTGTATATTCCTCAAGTATATTTTTAACTCTGTTTTCCATGCTGTTTTCCAGCTCTATGAATACACCTTCCTCTTTTTTGCTCCATAGAACATCTGGCAGATGTATGTTCCCTACACATCTGCTTTCGTCCTCAATAAAAGCATAATCACAGTTTATACCTCTCAAACTCTCGTACAATAGAGCATCAAACATCTTTTGGGAAACTTTTGTCTTCTTGCCTACCTTACCGAATACAGAACCTCTATCCTGGGCGAGATCTTCAAGATCAATTACAGGTAAGCCCTCCATCTTCAGTAATCTCAGGATCTTGCTTTTCCCTACACCAGTTTTTCCAGTAAGAACGAGGAAGTTTACACCCCGTAGCCTGTTTTGGATATCTTGCAGTATAAACTGCCTGTAAGCTCTGTATCCACCCTTTAGTCTTATAACCTGTATACCCGCTGAAGATAAAGCTTTACAAAGTTCCTGACTTCTCATACCTCCCCTCCAGCAATAAACTATCACATACCGATGGTTGTCTTTTAGTTTTCTGAAACTATCAAAGATCCTTGCGAGTTTACTTTGAGCTATTGAATATCCAAAATCCTTAGCTTTTTGTGTGCCTTGAGTTCTGTATATGAAGCCTATGATCTTCTTTTCCTCATCTTCAAAGATGGGTAAGTTTATGGCACCAGGTATGTGAAACTCGTTATACTCAGAAGGACTTCTTACGTCTACAAGTACCTTATCTTCAAGATTGTAAAGCTCATGAGCTTCTATTTCCAGCATGGCAACTTTGGAATTATAATTATAAAGTATGTACGCAAGAGTTATCTTCACCCTTTTGCTGATCCTTTGCGTATCCTTTGGGGCTGAGGGTGCCAAATTTATACAGACACAGTACACTAAACCATTTAAGGCTGTGGTAGAATTTTACTTTGATAATCCTGAAAAGATAGGTCCGGCTTTGGGTTGGGTATCTAACTTGGTGTACGTACTTTCCAACCCACCTTACAACTATTCTCCTGAGGATATAGATATAGTTGTTGTATCTCACGGTAGGGAGCTTCCTGTATTCGCCAAAGAGAATAGAAAGAAGTACGAAAGCATAGTAGAGAGGATAGAGAGTCTAAGTTTTTACGGCGTGAAGTTCACAGTTTGCTCCATGGCGGCAAGGCAGTTTTACGGATACTCGGAGAAGGATTTTTATCCTTTCGTAACGCTTGTACCTTCTGCTCTCACGGAGTTAATTCATTGGCAGCAAATGGGTTACGGGTTACTGATACCTCAAGTTTTGGAAGTAAAGTAATAATTTAACAGAGGAGGTTTTTCATGAGTAGGAGACCTAACGTGGAGATGGCATTAAAGCTCGTATCTTCAAGGTATGAGCTTGTGCATGCTGCAGCTAAAAGGGTAGAACAACTTATGCAATACGGTGAAGATATATTCGTAAAGGACAAAACAAAAGGGGATCTCGTGAAAAAAACCTTCCAAGCTATTGAAGATATAGCCAGCGGTAAGGTAAGGGTATTGAAGGTGGACAATGGGGAGAGTTCATGAGAAAGTATTTTTCTTTCTGATCTTTTTATTCGCCTTTTCTCCGAGGCTATCCATCTCTCAGGATATTCTACCACAAGAGTATAAGCTCCTTTCCGAATATCTCAAAAGTAGGGACGAAAAGATAGGAAGAGATATCTTAAAAAGCTATCCTGATGCTGTCTTTTTGGAGGATCTAAAGCTCATGCTTTCGGAAGATGCATACGCCAGAGGGGATCTCAAGAGTG
The sequence above is drawn from the Hydrogenobacter sp. genome and encodes:
- a CDS encoding vWA domain-containing protein; the encoded protein is MKERWKAIGSLLEGEFDLIVQASYEGWGAGYDPKFLPLLEMWARGELQDIPSHVKKPLGVVFSIPDLLRKSEEYIVNSVRHEISYLLNADLPIWRAGQREFFRFGYQPTAFVVLYAVLESIKADERILKDHPDSRYILKRRYEEILASLRDIYPYHEFALGFLKLWLSNPEEVHPTVRRLVLSLESFLKDYLAADSQQAYSLLMEDVFGKYRVCIEESSELNYIDMLIEEASGKRKEGHKGRIMTDILKKLPKEEQELIKSFRISGEIPQEIRREILKKLKSFPDWMRDYIKQMSYMSLLEKDMEFLSHFLPKTLQIEMEHRGFLSFILKGWEENASEGSGSIKGDFKEESEKDRRYRREFGLNQEEFRRYHTIMRSVMPFVESMKKRFQRLLPESEEGWIWGYPHGRRIDYRRIHMEIPTKRGLIYQRRLLPEKKQLAFKLLLDISSSMKKEDKIENAVKSLLLFSEVLNDMKMPFSIDTFSEKVFSIKSFEEDYIASRAKIVRLEDLLGGGTNIEKALLVSGEDLEIFCKKNSIRGVMIIFSDGEPTKGLRGEPLKDLIRQLKGKFPIVGIGVGEIKNFVEEYFEKTGLKIRDVSMLPSAFFLVMENQFKRLQFSP
- a CDS encoding ATP-binding cassette domain-containing protein — translated: MKKVVEVESLYLSIGDRQILKNIDFEVFEGEIFTIIGGSGSGKTSITKCIVGLWKPTSGRVVVFGKDINTLNITELDILRKNIGYVFQGAALFDSLKVWENVGFYYLERTNMSEKEVKDLALEKLKLVGLNEDVLDLYPSELSGGMKKRVGIARAIATDPRLVIYDEPTSGLDPITSRMIDELILSLRERTGTTSIVVSHDLVSAFGISDRLMVLKDGEMAQIGTPQDILSSNVPFVREFLKKGLGDLSKVKTAAF
- a CDS encoding pyridoxamine 5'-phosphate oxidase family protein, whose translation is MLPADLIDLIKSLGVFPVVLGTADTEGNVHLTFITWVYPINEKTLRIALSSGSKSAKNLQERGKACVMLFSPNKALTCYGNVRMVLERIEDVKFPVSVFELHIDKVEDNLFPGGTVTGIIPFAHTGNVEKMVELDSTVIEAMRRA
- a CDS encoding C40 family peptidase, which produces MVGVITLIVWMLSSVYMSFAFPESSKEDEVVITALSLIDRRYKFGSESSQAMDCSAFVQKVFLINGINLPRSAREQANYGIPVKKQDLKPGDLLFFATYASYPSHVGIYLGDGKMIHASTTQGIIISKIDEPYWEKRFLFAKRILRDQNEDEIKDIILESLRDKF
- the mnmH gene encoding tRNA 2-selenouridine(34) synthase MnmH, which encodes MLEIEAHELYNLEDKVLVDVRSPSEYNEFHIPGAINLPIFEDEEKKIIGFIYRTQGTQKAKDFGYSIAQSKLARIFDSFRKLKDNHRYVIVYCWRGGMRSQELCKALSSAGIQVIRLKGGYRAYRQFILQDIQNRLRGVNFLVLTGKTGVGKSKILRLLKMEGLPVIDLEDLAQDRGSVFGKVGKKTKVSQKMFDALLYESLRGINCDYAFIEDESRCVGNIHLPDVLWSKKEEGVFIELENSMENRVKNILEEYTKVEGWEEEVRQSLERIKKYLGESDYTEALNMLKNKKYETLVKFLIETHYDRRYRVSKKPIYTINCSDIQRCKAELIKIFDTYSKICPSSFPR
- a CDS encoding DsrE family protein, with the protein product MYARVIFTLLLILCVSFGAEGAKFIQTQYTKPFKAVVEFYFDNPEKIGPALGWVSNLVYVLSNPPYNYSPEDIDIVVVSHGRELPVFAKENRKKYESIVERIESLSFYGVKFTVCSMAARQFYGYSEKDFYPFVTLVPSALTELIHWQQMGYGLLIPQVLEVK
- the rpoZ gene encoding DNA-directed RNA polymerase subunit omega → MSRRPNVEMALKLVSSRYELVHAAAKRVEQLMQYGEDIFVKDKTKGDLVKKTFQAIEDIASGKVRVLKVDNGESS